In a genomic window of Acidobacteriota bacterium:
- the infC gene encoding translation initiation factor IF-3, which yields MRRPGIVERQGPPKVRINRMIRISPVRLIDEEGQQVGVVPVEEALSIAQSKGLDLVEVAADARPIVCRIMDYGRYNYEQQKKAQAAKKKQHQVEVKQIKYRPAIDEHDFETKTRKVIKFLDQGHKVRVTVMYRKREMRRPEMGEMVLDRVVEAVQEHGIPEDRSRQMMGRDLSVTLAPVKKETT from the coding sequence ATGAGAAGACCAGGAATCGTAGAACGTCAGGGCCCACCCAAGGTCCGTATCAATCGCATGATCCGCATCAGCCCCGTCCGGCTGATCGATGAAGAGGGCCAGCAGGTGGGCGTCGTCCCGGTCGAAGAAGCCCTCTCCATCGCCCAGTCCAAGGGCCTGGATCTCGTCGAAGTCGCCGCCGATGCCCGACCCATCGTCTGCCGCATCATGGACTACGGGCGGTACAACTACGAGCAGCAGAAGAAGGCTCAGGCCGCCAAGAAAAAGCAGCACCAGGTCGAGGTCAAGCAGATCAAGTACCGGCCTGCCATCGATGAACACGACTTCGAAACCAAGACACGGAAAGTGATCAAGTTTCTCGACCAGGGGCACAAGGTGCGCGTCACCGTGATGTACCGCAAGCGTGAAATGCGCCGCCCCGAAATGGGAGAGATGGTGCTCGACCGCGTGGTGGAAGCGGTCCAGGAGCACGGCATTCCCGAGGACCGTTCCCGCCAGATGATGGGACGGGATCTTTCCGTCACTCTTGCTCCCGTGAAGAAAGAAACGACCTGA
- the serC gene encoding 3-phosphoserine/phosphohydroxythreonine transaminase, with amino-acid sequence MSEARRLLSFGAGPALWPDPVLEEASGGLLPGAGGGLSVLEWSHRGGAYGQLHERALERLRRLLGVGPSHEVLLLPGGATLQFAMVPANLRPPGRSADYLVTGHWARRAARYAALTGAVNVVASSESEGFARIPPPGQWALDPRAAYFHITTNNTIAGTQLHVLPSPGKVPLVADASSDILLRELPVTNFDLLYAGAQKNLGPAGLAVVVIRRALLEAAEGMPEGVLGYRDHAQSGSRLNTPPTALVFLLEKMLAWIEAEGGRSEMIRRARERAALIYGALDRHPEVYQPSARHEDRSVVNVVFRLRSKDREEAFIEAAAREGMVGLAGHRTVGGLRASLYAAMPVDGARRLAALIDAFADRERR; translated from the coding sequence ATGAGCGAAGCCAGGCGGTTGCTTTCCTTTGGCGCCGGGCCGGCCCTGTGGCCCGACCCGGTTCTCGAAGAGGCCTCCGGCGGTCTGCTGCCCGGCGCCGGCGGGGGGCTGTCCGTTCTCGAGTGGAGCCATCGGGGCGGGGCCTACGGCCAACTCCACGAAAGGGCTCTCGAGCGGCTGCGCCGCCTGTTGGGGGTCGGGCCGTCCCACGAGGTGCTCCTGCTTCCGGGAGGAGCGACCCTGCAGTTCGCCATGGTGCCCGCCAACCTCCGCCCACCCGGGAGAAGCGCCGACTACCTGGTCACCGGCCACTGGGCCCGCCGGGCCGCCCGCTACGCGGCCCTGACGGGGGCCGTCAACGTGGTGGCCAGTTCCGAGAGTGAAGGCTTTGCCCGGATTCCTCCCCCCGGACAATGGGCTCTCGATCCCCGGGCGGCCTACTTCCACATCACGACCAACAACACGATCGCCGGCACACAGCTCCATGTACTGCCGTCTCCGGGGAAGGTCCCCCTGGTGGCCGATGCCAGCTCCGATATTCTGCTGCGGGAACTGCCGGTGACGAACTTCGACCTGCTCTACGCCGGGGCCCAGAAGAATCTCGGGCCGGCGGGCCTGGCGGTGGTGGTGATTCGCCGCGCCCTGCTGGAGGCGGCGGAGGGCATGCCCGAGGGTGTTCTCGGCTACCGGGATCATGCGCAAAGCGGCTCTCGACTCAATACCCCGCCCACGGCGCTGGTTTTCCTGCTGGAGAAGATGCTGGCTTGGATCGAGGCCGAGGGGGGGAGGTCCGAGATGATCCGGCGCGCCCGGGAACGGGCCGCCTTGATCTATGGGGCTCTCGACCGCCATCCGGAGGTCTACCAGCCCTCCGCGCGGCACGAGGACCGCTCGGTGGTGAACGTGGTCTTCCGCCTGCGCTCGAAGGATCGGGAAGAGGCCTTCATCGAGGCTGCGGCCAGGGAAGGCATGGTGGGGCTGGCGGGACATCGCACGGTGGGGGGGCTGAGGGCCTCGCTCTACGCGGCCATGCCGGTGGACGGCGCTCGCCGCCTGGCGGCCCTGATCGATGCATTCGCCGACCGGGAGAGGCGTTGA
- a CDS encoding aldehyde dehydrogenase family protein — translation MDPRQILESLGLSGDVLDGLGGLAGEQRATGDVLESLNPATGEVLGRVRCAGAEQTTALIGAAHQAFDGWRRRPGPARGEVIRDLGNALRAKKSELGALVSLEMGKILAEGEGEVQEMIDICDFAVGLSRQLYGLTIASERPGHHLIERWHPLGVVGIVSAFNFPVAVWAWNAALAAVCGDTMVWKPSSETPLCALAVQKICDEVMERHDAWGLFNLVIGPGRTVGETLIRDERVPLISATGSTPMGRHVGEVVGARLGRTILELGGNNAITVLDDADLGMATRSILFGAVGTAGQRCTSTRRVLMQRGIASDLTERLLAAYGQVRIGDPLDPATLMGPLVNQRAVQDMLDALDKVREQGGEILCGGKALERPGFFVEPTIVRAAHDLPIVHEETFAPILYLIEVDDIDDAIAVNNEVPQGLSSAIFTTNFLAAETFTSATGSDCGLANVNTGTSGAEIGGAFGGEKETGGGRESGSDSWKAYMRRQTCTLNYSPDLPLAQGIHFGD, via the coding sequence ATGGACCCGCGTCAGATTCTCGAGTCTCTGGGTCTTTCCGGAGATGTTCTCGACGGCCTCGGAGGCCTCGCCGGCGAACAGCGCGCCACCGGTGACGTCCTCGAGTCCCTCAATCCCGCCACCGGCGAGGTGCTCGGCCGGGTGCGTTGCGCCGGCGCCGAACAGACCACCGCCCTGATCGGCGCCGCCCACCAGGCCTTCGACGGCTGGCGGCGGCGCCCGGGCCCCGCCCGGGGCGAGGTGATCCGCGACCTGGGTAACGCCCTGCGGGCGAAAAAGAGCGAACTCGGCGCCCTGGTCAGCCTGGAGATGGGCAAGATCCTCGCCGAGGGCGAAGGTGAAGTGCAGGAGATGATCGACATCTGCGACTTCGCCGTGGGCCTCAGCCGCCAGCTCTACGGGCTGACCATCGCCAGCGAACGGCCGGGGCATCACCTGATCGAGCGCTGGCATCCCCTCGGGGTGGTAGGCATCGTTTCCGCCTTCAACTTTCCGGTGGCGGTCTGGGCCTGGAACGCGGCACTGGCGGCGGTCTGCGGCGACACGATGGTCTGGAAGCCCTCCTCCGAAACGCCTCTGTGCGCCCTGGCCGTACAGAAGATCTGCGACGAGGTGATGGAGCGCCACGACGCCTGGGGCCTGTTCAACCTGGTCATCGGGCCGGGACGGACCGTGGGCGAGACCCTGATCCGCGACGAGCGTGTTCCGCTGATCTCCGCAACCGGCTCGACTCCCATGGGTCGCCATGTGGGCGAGGTGGTCGGCGCCCGTCTCGGACGGACGATCCTCGAGTTGGGAGGCAACAACGCCATCACCGTGCTCGATGACGCCGACCTGGGCATGGCGACCCGCTCGATCCTCTTCGGAGCGGTGGGCACCGCCGGTCAGCGCTGCACGTCCACCCGGCGCGTGCTGATGCAACGGGGGATCGCCAGCGACCTGACCGAACGCCTGCTGGCAGCCTACGGGCAGGTGCGCATCGGCGATCCCCTGGACCCGGCGACCCTGATGGGCCCCCTGGTCAACCAGCGGGCGGTCCAGGACATGCTCGACGCCCTGGACAAGGTGCGCGAGCAGGGGGGCGAAATCCTCTGCGGCGGCAAGGCCCTCGAGCGGCCGGGCTTCTTCGTCGAGCCGACCATCGTCCGCGCGGCCCATGACCTGCCCATCGTCCACGAGGAGACCTTCGCCCCGATCCTCTACCTGATCGAAGTGGACGACATCGACGACGCGATCGCGGTCAACAACGAAGTTCCCCAGGGCCTCTCCTCGGCGATCTTCACCACGAACTTCCTCGCCGCGGAGACGTTCACATCGGCCACCGGCAGCGACTGCGGGCTGGCCAACGTGAACACCGGCACCTCCGGCGCCGAGATCGGCGGCGCTTTCGGTGGCGAGAAGGAGACCGGCGGCGGACGCGAATCCGGATCCGACTCCTGGAAAGCCTACATGCGTCGCCAGACCTGTACGCTCAACTACTCCCCCGATCTGCCCCTGGCCCAGGGAATCCACTTCGGCGACTGA
- the amrS gene encoding AmmeMemoRadiSam system radical SAM enzyme, whose amino-acid sequence METGSSGLSLETALRAHTRRRDELRRPAAEPGALHCVACAHRCLIRPGRAGICRIRFNDRGALQVPWGWVAGGLAADPIEKKPFFHVRPGSRALSFGLLGCDMHCGYCQNWITSQAPRESSDPAKIVPMAPDQIASMASRHGCAAVVSTYNEPLISAEWAADVFDLCRERGMLTGMVSNGNGTAEALEFLAPRLDMVKIDLKSFQDRVYRRLGAVLDNVLETIRRVHDIGLWLEVVTLVVPGLNDSSGELGKIAEFLVAISPDIPWHVTAFHPDYRMTDRGATSPSHLLRAVDAGRRAGLRYVYTGNLPGRTGAESTVCPACETLLIERHGLTVLRRHLVEGACPTCGTPIPGLWASGDSGRSSSSHS is encoded by the coding sequence ATGGAAACCGGTTCCTCCGGCCTTTCACTGGAAACGGCATTGCGCGCTCACACCCGGCGGCGCGACGAGCTGCGCAGGCCCGCCGCGGAGCCGGGAGCCCTGCACTGCGTGGCCTGCGCCCATCGCTGCCTGATCCGCCCCGGTCGCGCGGGCATCTGCCGCATCCGCTTCAACGACCGCGGCGCGCTGCAGGTGCCGTGGGGCTGGGTGGCGGGAGGCCTGGCGGCGGATCCGATCGAGAAGAAGCCGTTTTTCCACGTCCGGCCCGGATCACGGGCCCTCTCCTTCGGCCTGCTCGGCTGCGACATGCACTGCGGCTACTGCCAGAACTGGATCACCTCCCAGGCCCCCCGGGAATCCAGCGATCCCGCAAAGATCGTTCCCATGGCCCCCGACCAGATCGCCTCGATGGCCTCGCGCCACGGCTGCGCGGCGGTGGTCAGCACCTACAACGAGCCCCTGATCTCCGCGGAGTGGGCGGCGGACGTCTTCGACCTCTGCCGCGAGAGGGGGATGTTGACCGGCATGGTCAGCAACGGTAACGGAACGGCGGAAGCGCTCGAGTTCCTCGCGCCCCGCCTGGACATGGTCAAGATCGACCTGAAGTCCTTCCAGGACCGGGTTTACCGGCGCCTGGGCGCCGTACTGGACAACGTGCTCGAAACGATCCGGAGGGTGCACGACATCGGGCTCTGGCTCGAGGTCGTCACCCTGGTGGTTCCGGGCCTCAACGACAGCTCCGGGGAACTCGGAAAGATCGCCGAGTTCCTCGTCGCCATCTCGCCCGACATCCCCTGGCATGTCACGGCCTTTCACCCCGATTACAGGATGACCGACCGGGGAGCGACCAGCCCCAGTCACCTCCTGCGAGCCGTCGATGCGGGCCGCAGGGCGGGGCTGCGCTACGTCTATACGGGCAACCTGCCCGGGAGGACGGGAGCCGAATCCACCGTCTGCCCTGCCTGCGAAACGCTGCTGATCGAACGCCACGGCCTGACGGTTCTCCGCCGACACCTCGTCGAGGGCGCCTGCCCGACTTGCGGGACCCCGATTCCCGGTCTCTGGGCGTCCGGCGACAGCGGTCGATCCTCATCGAGCCATTCATAG
- a CDS encoding SpoVR family protein: MTLPRELAELQMEVEAVATRYGLDTFPVIFEMVDYAQMNQLAAYTGFPIRYPHWRWGMEFQQLDKSYEYGLHKIYEMVINNDPTYAYLLEGNSFLDHKLVMAHVYGHADFFKHNVFFSNTNRRMIDAMANHATRVRRYRDQHGIDKIERFLDDCLAIEDLIDPHAAFEQQYGLGRIEDVSEAPIEVKRLKAKDYMDAFINPPEYIERKRAALEREREQRRGFPARPQRDILGFLLKHAPLENWEQDVLDIIRKESYYFLPQRQTKIMNEGWASYWHTTILTRHLLDDTEIIDFADHHSGTTAVQPGRLNPYKLGLELFRDIEFRWNTGRFGPEWRSCDDMAERANWKRETGLGREKIFEVRKVHSDLSFIDEFLTPEFCHQHKLFTFARDPRQEAWVLASREFEKVKRALLFQLTNAGTPIIEIVDGNYRNRAELLLVHHHEGVELRLDWAQEVLASIARIWRRPVYLETIVSRKPRRLGYDGDRHSEEEIKAVASVDSE; this comes from the coding sequence ATGACGCTGCCGCGGGAACTCGCCGAACTGCAAATGGAAGTCGAAGCCGTCGCCACCCGCTACGGACTCGACACTTTCCCCGTCATCTTCGAGATGGTCGACTATGCGCAGATGAACCAGCTCGCAGCCTATACGGGATTTCCCATCCGCTACCCGCACTGGCGCTGGGGCATGGAGTTCCAGCAACTCGATAAATCCTACGAGTACGGCCTGCACAAGATCTACGAGATGGTGATCAACAACGATCCGACCTACGCCTACCTGCTCGAGGGCAACTCCTTTCTCGATCACAAGCTGGTCATGGCCCATGTCTACGGCCACGCCGATTTTTTCAAACACAACGTCTTCTTCTCCAACACCAATCGCCGGATGATCGACGCGATGGCCAACCACGCCACACGCGTACGGCGTTACCGCGATCAGCACGGAATCGACAAGATCGAACGCTTCCTCGATGACTGCCTGGCCATCGAAGACCTGATCGACCCCCACGCGGCTTTCGAGCAGCAGTACGGCCTGGGTCGGATCGAAGACGTCTCCGAAGCGCCCATCGAAGTCAAGCGCCTGAAGGCCAAGGATTACATGGACGCCTTCATCAACCCGCCGGAGTACATCGAGCGCAAGCGTGCCGCGCTGGAACGCGAGCGTGAACAGCGTCGCGGTTTCCCCGCACGCCCCCAGCGGGACATCCTCGGCTTTCTGCTCAAGCATGCGCCGCTGGAGAACTGGGAGCAGGACGTGCTGGACATCATCCGAAAGGAGTCCTACTACTTCCTGCCCCAGCGCCAGACCAAGATCATGAACGAGGGCTGGGCCAGTTACTGGCACACGACGATCCTGACCCGGCACCTGCTCGACGACACCGAAATCATCGACTTCGCCGATCACCACTCGGGAACCACAGCCGTGCAGCCGGGCCGACTCAACCCCTACAAGCTGGGCCTCGAGCTCTTCCGGGACATCGAGTTCCGCTGGAATACGGGACGATTCGGCCCCGAATGGCGCAGTTGCGACGACATGGCGGAACGGGCCAACTGGAAACGGGAGACCGGCCTGGGGCGGGAAAAGATCTTCGAGGTGCGCAAGGTCCACTCCGACCTGAGCTTCATCGATGAGTTTCTGACCCCGGAATTCTGCCACCAGCACAAGCTCTTCACCTTCGCACGGGACCCCCGCCAGGAGGCCTGGGTGCTGGCCTCCCGCGAATTCGAGAAGGTCAAGCGGGCCCTGCTCTTCCAGTTGACCAATGCCGGCACGCCGATCATCGAGATCGTGGACGGCAACTACCGCAATCGGGCGGAACTGCTCCTGGTCCATCACCACGAGGGTGTCGAACTGCGTCTGGACTGGGCGCAGGAAGTGCTGGCGTCGATCGCCCGCATCTGGCGCCGACCGGTCTACCTGGAGACCATCGTATCCCGTAAGCCCCGCCGCCTGGGCTACGACGGCGACCGACACAGCGAAGAGGAAATCAAGGCCGTCGCCAGCGTCGACTCGGAGTAG
- a CDS encoding DUF444 family protein: MALKIDTDVGRFREIVRGKVRDELRRFMSRGEMLGRKGKNIVSIPLPRIQTPRFVHSPGGQQHVGQGEGEEGSILGPAGQQGDGRGKAGNLPGEHILEVDLTIEELAELLGEELELPRIQPRGKKNIETHSGRYTGISHAGPESLRHFKRTFRRALQRQIAAGVYDPKNPIIIPIREDKRYRTFQTHPQPQANAVIIYVMDVSGSMGDEQKEIVRIASFWIDTWLSSQYRGLETVFVIHDAQAREVDRDTFFSTRESGGTVISSSYHLVQKIIQDRFPPEEWNLYLFQFSDGDNWSQGDTESCVKLLAEDLLPELNLFAYGQVESPYGSGQYLHDLEKPFGEDERVVLTVIEGKEGIPEAIRSFLSTGR; this comes from the coding sequence GTGGCCCTCAAGATCGACACCGATGTCGGACGCTTCCGCGAAATCGTCCGCGGCAAGGTCCGCGACGAGCTGCGGCGCTTCATGTCGCGCGGCGAGATGCTCGGACGCAAGGGAAAGAACATCGTTTCCATTCCCCTGCCGCGGATTCAAACCCCACGCTTCGTCCACTCCCCCGGCGGTCAACAGCACGTCGGACAGGGAGAAGGCGAGGAAGGCAGCATTCTGGGACCTGCCGGCCAGCAGGGTGACGGCCGGGGCAAGGCCGGCAATCTGCCCGGCGAACACATCCTCGAGGTCGATCTGACCATCGAGGAACTCGCGGAACTGCTGGGCGAAGAACTCGAGCTGCCTCGAATCCAACCCCGGGGCAAGAAGAACATCGAAACCCACTCGGGACGTTACACCGGGATCTCCCACGCGGGACCGGAGTCCCTCAGGCATTTCAAGCGCACCTTCAGGCGGGCGCTGCAACGGCAGATCGCCGCCGGGGTCTATGATCCGAAGAATCCGATCATCATCCCGATCCGCGAAGACAAACGCTACCGGACCTTTCAGACCCATCCCCAGCCCCAGGCCAACGCGGTGATCATCTACGTGATGGACGTCTCCGGATCGATGGGAGACGAGCAGAAAGAAATCGTCCGCATCGCTTCGTTCTGGATCGACACCTGGTTGAGCAGCCAGTACCGCGGCCTGGAAACAGTCTTCGTCATCCATGACGCCCAGGCCCGGGAAGTCGACCGGGACACCTTCTTCAGCACCCGGGAGAGCGGCGGCACGGTGATCTCCAGCTCCTACCACCTCGTGCAGAAAATCATCCAGGACCGCTTTCCTCCCGAGGAGTGGAACCTCTATCTCTTCCAGTTCTCCGACGGCGACAACTGGTCCCAGGGAGACACCGAGTCCTGCGTCAAACTGCTGGCGGAGGACCTTCTCCCGGAACTCAACCTCTTCGCCTACGGCCAGGTGGAAAGCCCCTACGGATCGGGCCAGTACCTGCACGATCTCGAAAAACCCTTCGGTGAAGACGAGCGCGTGGTGCTCACGGTGATCGAGGGCAAGGAAGGCATTCCCGAAGCCATTCGTTCGTTTCTTTCGACGGGGAGATGA
- a CDS encoding serine protein kinase, whose amino-acid sequence MATTDTGKSILEAITSAQNREQFKKQHWTGSFTDYLGMVREQPRITRSAHERLYDMIMSYGTSEYIDNKKRMTHYHFFDDPLGGGIDGVFGLDISLMKLMNIFKSAARRYGTEKRVILLHGPVGSAKSTIVRLLKKGLEAYSRSQEGMLYTFGWTAKPDDPGAPVDWCPMHEEPLHLLPESTRPAVVEQLNASGSDYQVRIERDLCPFCRQQFSELMQRFEGDLAQVLAHIRVRRLILSEKDRVGIGTFQPKDEKNQDSTELTGDINYRKIAQYGSDSDPRAFNFDGEFNIANRGLIEFVEVLKLDVAFLYDLLGASQEHKIKPKKFPQTDIDEVIIGHTNEPEYRKLLNNEYMEALRDRTVKVDIPYITKLSEEIKIYAKDFNNERIGKHIAPHTVEMAAMWAVLTRLEEPKKHNLTLMQKLKLYNGKTLPGYTEDNVKELRKSAAREGLDGISPRYIQDKISNALVDDTANHINPFMVLRELEAGLRHHSLISNEEDRARYRELLAEVRKEYEDIVKNEVQRAIAADEAAISRLCANYLDNVKAYTQREKVRNPYTGQDEPPDERLMRSIEEKIDIPDNRKDDFRREIMNYIGALAVDEKKFDYRSNERLHKALELKLFEDQKDTIKLTSLVTSIVDKETQEKIDVVKARLIKDYGYNDESATDVLHFVASIFARGDAKDTD is encoded by the coding sequence ATGGCCACCACAGACACCGGCAAGAGCATTCTAGAGGCGATCACCAGCGCACAGAACCGGGAGCAGTTCAAAAAGCAGCACTGGACCGGATCCTTCACCGACTACCTCGGCATGGTGCGCGAGCAACCCCGCATCACGCGCAGCGCCCACGAGCGCCTCTACGACATGATCATGTCCTACGGTACTTCCGAGTACATCGACAACAAGAAGCGGATGACTCACTACCACTTCTTCGACGACCCTCTCGGCGGCGGCATCGACGGTGTCTTCGGGCTCGACATTTCGCTGATGAAGTTGATGAACATCTTCAAGTCCGCCGCCCGGCGCTATGGCACCGAAAAACGCGTGATCCTGCTCCATGGTCCGGTAGGCTCGGCCAAGAGCACCATCGTCCGGCTGCTCAAGAAGGGGCTCGAAGCCTACTCCCGCTCCCAGGAGGGCATGCTCTACACCTTCGGCTGGACCGCCAAGCCCGACGACCCCGGCGCGCCGGTCGATTGGTGCCCGATGCACGAGGAGCCGCTGCACCTGTTGCCGGAATCCACTCGCCCGGCGGTCGTCGAACAACTCAACGCCTCGGGCTCCGACTACCAGGTACGCATCGAGCGCGATCTCTGTCCCTTCTGCCGCCAGCAATTCAGCGAGCTGATGCAGCGCTTCGAGGGCGACCTGGCCCAAGTGCTGGCCCACATTCGAGTCCGACGGCTGATTCTCTCCGAAAAGGACCGCGTCGGCATCGGCACCTTCCAGCCGAAGGATGAGAAGAACCAGGACTCCACCGAACTGACCGGCGACATCAACTACCGCAAGATCGCCCAATACGGCTCCGACTCCGATCCCCGCGCTTTCAACTTCGACGGCGAATTCAACATCGCCAACCGCGGCCTGATCGAGTTCGTCGAGGTCCTCAAGCTGGACGTCGCCTTCCTCTACGACCTGCTCGGCGCCTCCCAGGAGCACAAGATCAAGCCGAAAAAGTTCCCCCAGACCGACATCGACGAGGTGATCATCGGCCACACCAACGAACCCGAGTACCGCAAGCTGCTGAACAACGAATACATGGAGGCCCTGCGGGACCGGACGGTGAAGGTCGACATTCCCTACATCACCAAGCTCAGCGAAGAGATCAAGATCTACGCGAAAGACTTCAACAACGAGCGCATCGGCAAGCACATCGCCCCGCACACGGTCGAGATGGCCGCCATGTGGGCCGTGCTGACGCGGCTGGAAGAGCCCAAGAAGCACAACCTGACGCTGATGCAGAAGCTCAAGCTCTACAACGGCAAGACCCTTCCGGGCTACACCGAAGACAACGTCAAGGAACTGCGCAAGAGTGCGGCCCGCGAAGGGCTCGACGGCATCTCGCCGCGCTATATCCAGGACAAGATCTCCAACGCGCTGGTGGACGACACCGCCAACCATATCAACCCCTTCATGGTCCTCCGCGAACTCGAAGCGGGACTGCGCCACCACTCGCTGATCAGCAACGAGGAGGATCGCGCGCGCTACCGCGAACTGCTCGCCGAGGTGCGCAAGGAGTACGAAGACATCGTCAAGAACGAGGTGCAGCGGGCCATCGCCGCCGACGAGGCGGCGATCTCCCGGCTCTGCGCCAACTACCTGGACAATGTCAAGGCCTATACCCAGCGGGAAAAGGTCCGCAACCCCTACACCGGCCAGGACGAGCCACCCGATGAACGGCTGATGCGCTCGATCGAGGAAAAGATCGACATCCCCGACAACCGGAAAGACGACTTCCGGCGGGAGATCATGAATTACATCGGCGCCCTTGCAGTGGACGAGAAGAAGTTCGACTACCGCTCCAACGAACGACTGCACAAGGCTCTCGAACTCAAGCTTTTCGAGGACCAGAAGGACACGATCAAGCTGACTTCCCTGGTGACCTCCATCGTCGACAAGGAAACCCAGGAGAAGATCGACGTGGTCAAGGCGCGCCTGATCAAGGACTACGGCTACAACGACGAAAGCGCCACCGACGTGCTGCATTTCGTCGCGAGCATTTTTGCCCGGGGCGATGCCAAGGACACGGACTGA
- a CDS encoding GNAT family N-acetyltransferase has product MQKSYDTGAALRGEGAVLVLEGALHPPGVALVRRGEVVAAVDVSREKGPSGGLGAAAAAMLVRPEARRLSAVVVDCGPGSFTGLRVALSFAQGLIAGIPGLAGLGVDAPRVLTFGAGLGFPALVAIPWGRLRVLLAEAGIDGRLRGEVIAREALSGRGAIAGRDVATTAAGASLDFPAGVQAHPLSVSPVAVLAEMVAGGCVPASAWRPLEPVYLVPPDAVLPAPARVASSPAAVTIFGPSRLAALEALLAAAFERPWSRAMVQEELADRDDRRVLGWLDRDGCVGAAIFLRRTGDNLEILNLAVHPDYRRRGLGRLLVQEAIGRARQEGLRQVDLEVSEANVAAVRLYETEGFVPVGSRPRYYPDGSAALLMSLVLRRASEPG; this is encoded by the coding sequence ATGCAAAAGAGTTACGACACGGGGGCCGCGCTCCGCGGGGAAGGCGCGGTGCTGGTGCTGGAGGGGGCGCTGCATCCTCCGGGCGTGGCCCTGGTTCGCCGGGGCGAGGTTGTCGCCGCGGTGGATGTCAGCCGGGAGAAAGGCCCCAGCGGGGGGCTCGGAGCGGCCGCGGCGGCCATGCTGGTGCGGCCGGAGGCCCGGCGGCTCTCGGCCGTGGTGGTGGATTGCGGGCCGGGATCGTTCACCGGGCTGCGGGTGGCCTTGAGCTTTGCGCAGGGATTGATCGCCGGGATCCCGGGGCTGGCGGGCTTGGGGGTCGATGCGCCCCGGGTGCTGACTTTCGGCGCCGGGCTGGGCTTTCCGGCACTCGTGGCCATTCCCTGGGGGCGTCTTCGCGTCTTGCTCGCCGAGGCGGGGATAGACGGCAGGCTGCGGGGCGAGGTGATCGCCCGGGAGGCTCTCTCCGGCCGGGGAGCGATCGCCGGCCGGGACGTGGCCACCACCGCCGCCGGGGCGTCGCTCGATTTCCCGGCCGGTGTGCAAGCCCATCCGCTGAGCGTGTCTCCGGTGGCCGTGCTGGCGGAGATGGTCGCCGGAGGCTGTGTGCCCGCCTCCGCCTGGCGGCCCCTGGAGCCGGTCTACCTGGTGCCACCCGATGCCGTGCTGCCGGCTCCCGCCCGGGTCGCGTCGTCCCCGGCGGCGGTGACGATCTTCGGTCCCTCTCGGCTCGCGGCCCTCGAGGCCTTGCTCGCGGCAGCCTTTGAGCGTCCCTGGAGTCGGGCCATGGTGCAGGAGGAACTGGCCGATCGGGACGATCGACGGGTCCTGGGGTGGCTCGACCGGGACGGGTGCGTCGGTGCGGCCATCTTCTTGCGCCGGACGGGGGACAACCTCGAGATCCTCAACCTGGCGGTGCATCCTGATTATCGTCGGCGGGGCCTGGGGCGTCTTCTCGTGCAGGAGGCGATCGGGCGCGCGCGGCAGGAGGGGCTGCGGCAGGTGGACCTGGAAGTCTCCGAGGCGAACGTGGCAGCCGTGCGGCTCTACGAGACGGAGGGTTTCGTTCCGGTCGGGAGCCGGCCGCGCTACTACCCCGACGGCAGCGCCGCACTGCTGATGAGCCTGGTGCTCAGACGGGCTTCGGAGCCGGGATGA